One window of the Benincasa hispida cultivar B227 chromosome 3, ASM972705v1, whole genome shotgun sequence genome contains the following:
- the LOC120074083 gene encoding dof zinc finger protein DOF3.4-like, whose product MPSDAGDHRKTATKPFGSGGSVCPPPEQEHLPCPRCDSTNTKFCYYNNYNFSQPRHFCKSCRRYWTHGGTLRDIPVGGGSRKNAKRSRTCMPASAAVVSSSSGSFTNSVSRLDHHSLPTTPVLVPLGGGVGGDLKVGGGNMCGSFTSLLNTHAPGFWSLGGFGLGLGSGFEDVGYGAANSRVAWPFLGLGDGGAAVGGHGGTPNTWQFENGDAAGFVGAADCLSWPELAISTPGNGLK is encoded by the coding sequence ATGCCTTCCGACGCCGGCGACCACCGCAAGACCGCCACCAAGCCTTTTGGCTCCGGCGGTAGTGTTTGCCCTCCGCCGGAGCAAGAGCACCTTCCTTGCCCACGTTGTGATTCCACTAATACTAAGTTCTGTtactataataattataatttctcTCAGCCAAGACACTTTTGTAAGTCATGTCGTCGTTATTGGACTCACGGTGGTACCCTTCGCGATATTCCCGTTGGTGGTGGCAGCCGGAAGAATGCTAAACGTTCTCGTACTTGTATGCCGGCGTCTGCGGCGgttgtttcttcttcatctGGGTCGTTTACTAACTCTGTTTCTCGCCTGGATCATCACTCGCTACCGACGACTCCGGTGCTGGTGCCTCTTGGCGGTGGAGTCGGAGGGGACTTGAAGGTGGGCGGTGGGAATATGTGTGGGAGCTTTACGTCGTTGTTGAACACACACGCGCCTGGGTTTTGGAGTTTGGGTGGGTTCGGGCTTGGGCTCGGGTCTGGGTTCGAGGATGTGGGCTATGGGGCGGCTAATTCTAGGGTGGCTTGGCCGTTTCTTGGATTGGGTGACGGTGGCGCTGCCGTCGGCGGCCACGGCGGAACCCCGAACACGTGGCAGTTTGAGAATGGAGACGCCGCCGGATTTGTCGGGGCTGCCGATTGTTTGTCTTGGCCGGAATTGGCAATTTCCACTCCGGGGAATGGGCtcaaatga